A region from the Salinivibrio kushneri genome encodes:
- a CDS encoding iron-containing alcohol dehydrogenase, with product MNNFEFYNPTRIVFGEGKIAELDRLIPADAKVLILFGGQSARKTGTLDEVEQALGQRQFGLFGGIEPNPRYETLMEAVEKVSAEGYDYLLAVGGGSVIDGTKFVAAAAKYDGDAWDILTSMGGKVEAALPFGAVLTLPATGSEMNKGSVVTRESMQAKLPFMSELVFPQFSVLDPVKTYTLPIRQVGNGAVDAFVHVVEQYLTYPANAPVQDRFAEGLLQTLVELGPQALEIPEDYNVRASLMWTATLALNGLIGVGVPQDWSTHMLGHELTALHGLDHAQTLAVVLPAMLNEKFEQKQAKLAQFAERVWHIDQGSEAEKAQQAIEKTRDFFERMNVKTRMSDYDLDATAIEPLIESLTQHGMTQLGEHGDVTPDVCRRVLQAAL from the coding sequence ATGAACAACTTTGAGTTCTACAATCCCACACGTATCGTTTTTGGCGAAGGTAAGATTGCCGAGCTGGATCGGCTCATCCCGGCCGATGCAAAAGTGTTGATTCTTTTCGGCGGCCAAAGTGCACGCAAAACCGGCACCTTGGATGAAGTCGAGCAAGCGCTAGGGCAACGTCAATTTGGCCTATTTGGTGGCATTGAACCCAACCCGCGCTATGAGACCTTGATGGAGGCGGTCGAGAAAGTAAGCGCTGAAGGTTATGACTACCTCCTCGCCGTGGGCGGTGGCTCAGTGATCGATGGCACCAAATTCGTGGCTGCGGCGGCGAAATATGACGGCGACGCATGGGACATTCTCACCAGCATGGGTGGCAAAGTAGAAGCAGCGCTGCCATTTGGCGCCGTGCTCACCTTGCCTGCTACCGGCTCTGAGATGAACAAAGGCTCGGTGGTGACCCGTGAATCGATGCAAGCGAAACTGCCGTTTATGAGCGAGTTGGTCTTCCCGCAGTTCTCAGTGTTGGATCCGGTGAAAACCTACACCCTACCGATTCGCCAAGTGGGTAACGGTGCGGTGGATGCGTTTGTTCACGTGGTTGAGCAATACCTCACCTATCCAGCCAATGCACCGGTACAAGACCGCTTTGCTGAAGGCCTGCTACAAACCTTGGTTGAGCTGGGCCCACAAGCGCTGGAAATACCAGAAGATTACAATGTGCGTGCGAGCCTGATGTGGACCGCCACCTTGGCGCTTAACGGCTTGATTGGCGTGGGTGTACCGCAAGACTGGTCAACCCATATGCTCGGCCACGAACTGACAGCCCTGCATGGCTTAGACCACGCTCAAACCCTTGCCGTAGTACTGCCTGCAATGCTCAATGAGAAGTTTGAGCAAAAACAGGCCAAGCTCGCACAATTTGCTGAACGCGTTTGGCATATTGACCAAGGCAGCGAAGCCGAAAAAGCACAGCAAGCGATTGAGAAAACGCGCGACTTTTTCGAGCGCATGAACGTGAAAACGCGCATGAGCGATTACGATCTGGATGCAACCGCGATTGAGCCCTTGATTGAAAGCCTGACTCAACACGGCATGACCCAACTCGGTGAACATGGCGATGTGACGCCGGACGTTTGCCGTCGCGTGCTTCAAGCCGCGCTGTAA
- a CDS encoding NADP-dependent oxidoreductase → MSALTNQRFVLASRPVGAPTAENFRLEEAAIPALGNQDVLIENHHLSIDPYMRGRMSDAKSYAEPVAIDGLMVGATVGKVLESNHADYQAGDWVLAYKGWETHSVVDGDTLLKLNPDLAPVSYALGILGMPGFTAYMGLLDIGQPKEGDTLVVAAATGPVGATVAQIGKLKGCRVVAIAGGEDKCQYAREHLSVDACIDHKADNFAEQLADACPQGIDVYFENVGGKVFDAVMPLLNTGARIPVCGLVSQYNNTALPEGPDRLSQLMGTILVKRLTVKGFIIFDDYAHRYPEFAHDMAKWVGEGQIHYREHAVDGFEQAPQALIDVLEGRNFGKMVVNIK, encoded by the coding sequence ATGTCAGCATTAACCAATCAACGTTTTGTTCTCGCATCGCGCCCGGTTGGCGCGCCCACTGCCGAGAACTTTCGCTTAGAAGAAGCCGCCATTCCCGCTCTGGGCAACCAAGATGTACTGATTGAAAATCATCACCTATCGATTGACCCTTACATGCGCGGCCGAATGAGTGATGCCAAATCATACGCTGAACCCGTAGCCATTGATGGCCTAATGGTCGGCGCCACCGTGGGTAAAGTGCTGGAATCTAACCACGCCGATTACCAGGCCGGCGATTGGGTACTGGCTTATAAAGGCTGGGAAACCCATTCCGTGGTCGACGGCGATACCCTGCTTAAACTCAACCCAGATTTAGCCCCTGTCTCATACGCGCTGGGGATCTTGGGCATGCCCGGCTTCACGGCCTACATGGGCTTATTAGATATCGGCCAGCCCAAAGAAGGCGATACCCTTGTCGTCGCCGCCGCAACCGGCCCCGTTGGTGCGACTGTGGCACAAATCGGTAAGCTGAAAGGCTGCCGCGTGGTGGCGATTGCCGGTGGTGAAGACAAATGCCAATACGCTCGTGAACACCTCAGTGTTGACGCGTGTATTGATCACAAAGCCGATAACTTTGCCGAGCAGCTTGCCGACGCCTGCCCGCAAGGCATTGATGTCTACTTTGAAAACGTCGGCGGCAAGGTGTTTGATGCGGTGATGCCACTGCTTAATACAGGGGCACGTATTCCCGTGTGTGGCTTGGTGTCACAGTACAACAACACCGCCCTGCCAGAAGGCCCAGATCGCCTTTCGCAGCTAATGGGTACCATCTTGGTCAAGCGCCTCACCGTAAAAGGTTTCATTATCTTTGACGACTACGCGCACCGTTATCCTGAGTTCGCTCACGACATGGCCAAATGGGTCGGTGAAGGCCAAATCCATTACCGTGAACACGCGGTCGATGGCTTTGAGCAAGCGCCCCAAGCACTGATTGATGTACTTGAAGGCCGCAACTTCGGCAAGATGGTCGTCAATATTAAATAA